A region of Chloroflexota bacterium DNA encodes the following proteins:
- a CDS encoding amidohydrolase family protein: MIIDVHVHPHVSRRLDDFADLIAIAEQFDVQLVTYSVRPVTAANNHEYPSPENIRACNDQTRILMERYPDRVHGFAYVNPGHAQEACEELDFRLREQHFVGLKLWVAVPCIDPRLDELMEICAHYRVPALQHTWQKVNGQKTGESPPAMVAALAERHPRTTIIAAHAGGDYEYGAKVFRSCENVLLDIGGNECNAGYVEILVNHVGADRVIFGTDMPGRSFTSQLAKVLGTELSEADKEKILFGNMARVLAETKTIGDPSYFAAYS, translated from the coding sequence GTGATTATTGACGTCCACGTGCACCCGCACGTATCTCGCCGCTTGGACGACTTTGCCGATTTGATTGCCATTGCCGAGCAATTCGATGTGCAACTCGTCACATATTCCGTCCGCCCGGTCACGGCCGCCAACAACCATGAGTACCCGTCGCCGGAGAACATTCGCGCTTGTAACGATCAGACGCGCATTTTGATGGAGCGCTATCCTGACCGCGTGCACGGGTTTGCCTACGTCAATCCCGGTCACGCGCAGGAGGCATGCGAGGAACTCGATTTCCGGCTGCGAGAGCAACACTTCGTGGGCCTCAAGCTGTGGGTGGCGGTGCCGTGCATTGACCCGCGTCTCGATGAACTCATGGAAATCTGCGCCCACTACCGCGTGCCTGCGCTCCAGCACACGTGGCAGAAGGTGAACGGACAGAAGACAGGGGAATCGCCACCAGCCATGGTGGCCGCGCTGGCCGAGCGCCATCCGCGCACGACGATCATCGCGGCCCATGCCGGTGGCGACTACGAATATGGGGCGAAGGTCTTTCGCTCGTGCGAGAATGTCTTGCTCGATATCGGCGGCAACGAGTGCAACGCGGGCTATGTGGAAATTCTGGTGAATCACGTCGGCGCCGACCGTGTGATCTTTGGCACCGACATGCCCGGCAGATCATTTACTTCGCAATTGGCCAAGGTACTGGGCACTGAATTGTCGGAAGCGGACAAAGAGAAGATTCTCTTTGGCAACATGGCGCGCGTCCTGGCGGAAACGAAAACGATTGGTGATCCATCGTACTTTGCAGCGTATAGTTAA